From the genome of Rhizobium binae, one region includes:
- a CDS encoding lysine-2,3-aminomutase-like protein — protein sequence MNAVKPIKTVDDLLQAGLATPGDRAMLDAVAARYAIALTPVVARLIDRADPDDPIARQFVPDPAELTAATGERADPIGDHAHSPVEGIVHRYPDRVLLKAVHICPVYCRFCFRREMVGPQGLGTLDAVAMQAAFDYVADHQEIWEVILTGGDPLVLSARRLRDIMEALAAIAHVKIVRFHTRVPVVDPEKIDAALIDALKASGKTVYVALHANHPTELTREARAACARLVDAGIAMVSQSVLLKGVNDDPDVLAELMKAFVEIRVKPYYLHHPDFAPGTSHFRLTIDEGQQIVAALRGRISGLCQPAYILDIPGGHGKAVISQSVIRATGKGCYSVSDYRGGEHSYPPAG from the coding sequence ATGAACGCCGTCAAACCGATCAAGACAGTCGATGATCTTCTGCAGGCAGGGCTGGCCACGCCCGGCGACCGTGCCATGTTGGACGCGGTAGCCGCACGTTACGCGATCGCGCTGACGCCGGTTGTGGCGAGGCTGATCGATCGCGCCGATCCTGATGATCCGATCGCACGGCAATTCGTGCCCGATCCGGCCGAGTTGACGGCCGCAACCGGGGAACGCGCCGATCCGATCGGTGATCATGCCCATAGCCCCGTCGAAGGCATCGTCCACCGCTACCCCGATCGCGTATTGCTCAAAGCTGTGCATATCTGCCCCGTCTATTGCCGTTTCTGCTTCCGGCGCGAAATGGTCGGGCCGCAGGGCCTCGGCACGCTCGATGCCGTCGCAATGCAGGCAGCCTTCGATTACGTAGCCGACCATCAGGAGATCTGGGAGGTCATCCTCACCGGCGGCGATCCGCTGGTGCTTTCCGCGCGCCGGCTCCGCGACATCATGGAGGCGCTGGCGGCAATCGCGCATGTCAAGATCGTACGCTTCCACACCCGCGTTCCCGTGGTCGATCCCGAAAAGATCGATGCAGCGCTGATCGATGCCCTGAAGGCGAGCGGCAAGACGGTCTATGTGGCGCTGCATGCCAATCATCCGACGGAATTGACAAGGGAAGCGCGCGCGGCTTGCGCCCGCCTGGTCGATGCCGGCATCGCCATGGTCAGCCAGTCGGTGCTGTTGAAAGGCGTCAATGACGACCCCGACGTGCTTGCCGAGCTGATGAAGGCCTTCGTCGAGATCCGCGTCAAACCCTATTACCTGCACCATCCGGATTTCGCACCCGGTACCAGCCATTTCAGATTGACGATCGACGAGGGGCAGCAGATCGTCGCGGCGCTGCGCGGACGGATTTCCGGGCTTTGCCAGCCGGCCTACATCCTCGATATCCCCGGCGGGCACGGCAAGGCCGTCATCAGCCAAAGCGTTATCCGGGCAACAGGCAAGGGATGTTATTCCGTCTCGGACTATCGCGGCGGCGAGCATTCCTATCCCCCCGCCGGTTGA
- the epmA gene encoding EF-P lysine aminoacylase EpmA has translation MNPSAKASPWWAPSVHADRRPFLIGRNAIQAALRGFFAREDFIEVDTAVLQVSPGNEAHLHAFATEALTTDGQRAPFYLHTSPEFACKKLLAAGEQRISCFAHVYRNRERGPLHHPEFTMLEWYRTGESYESLMMDCVRILALAAETVKTDKLGYRGAASDPFAGPERLSVAEAFGRHAGIDLLASVAADGSTDRAHLAAELRRVGMRVADDDGWADLFSRVLVEKIEPHLGFGRITILDEYPVSEAALARPSARDPRVAERFELYACGVELANGFGELTNVPEQKRRFEIEMAEKMRVYGETYPIDEDFLAALSSMPEASGIALGFDRLVMLATGASRIDQVLWAPVAEYGR, from the coding sequence ATGAACCCTTCGGCCAAAGCGTCCCCCTGGTGGGCCCCGTCCGTGCATGCCGACCGCCGACCGTTCCTGATCGGGCGCAATGCGATCCAGGCGGCATTGCGCGGGTTTTTCGCGCGCGAGGATTTCATCGAAGTGGATACCGCGGTGCTGCAGGTATCGCCGGGCAACGAGGCGCATCTGCATGCCTTCGCCACCGAAGCGCTGACGACGGATGGGCAAAGGGCGCCCTTCTACCTGCACACCTCGCCGGAATTTGCCTGCAAGAAGCTGCTTGCGGCAGGTGAGCAGCGCATCTCGTGTTTTGCCCATGTCTACCGCAACCGCGAGCGCGGGCCGCTGCATCATCCCGAATTCACCATGCTCGAATGGTATCGGACCGGCGAAAGTTACGAGAGCCTGATGATGGATTGCGTGCGGATTCTGGCGCTCGCCGCCGAGACGGTGAAGACCGACAAGCTTGGCTATCGCGGTGCGGCGAGCGATCCTTTCGCCGGGCCGGAACGCCTGAGCGTCGCCGAAGCGTTTGGACGCCACGCCGGCATCGATCTTCTCGCCTCTGTCGCCGCCGACGGTTCGACCGATCGAGCACATCTGGCGGCCGAGCTCAGGCGCGTCGGCATGCGTGTTGCCGATGACGATGGCTGGGCCGATCTCTTCAGCCGGGTGCTGGTCGAAAAGATCGAGCCGCATCTCGGCTTCGGCCGCATCACCATTCTCGACGAATATCCGGTCTCTGAGGCGGCCCTTGCCCGCCCATCAGCCCGCGACCCGCGTGTTGCCGAGCGTTTCGAGCTCTATGCCTGCGGCGTCGAGCTCGCCAACGGCTTCGGCGAGCTCACCAACGTCCCCGAACAGAAGCGGCGGTTCGAGATCGAGATGGCCGAGAAGATGCGGGTTTATGGTGAGACCTACCCGATCGACGAGGATTTCCTGGCGGCCCTTTCGTCGATGCCCGAGGCAAGCGGCATTGCGCTCGGTTTCGACCGGCTGGTCATGCTGGCGACGGGGGCCTCGCGCATCGATCAGGTGCTCTGGGCGCCGGTTGCGGAGTATGGGCGATGA